In a single window of the Ruminococcus albus 7 = DSM 20455 genome:
- a CDS encoding LysR family transcriptional regulator → MNLTHLRYVVEVERLGSITKAAAALYMGQPNLSKAIKEMEHEVGIPIFKRSAKGVVPTDKGKAFLQYAKAILVQLDKMENLYKDNVNNRVSFSLLLPRASYITHAFTCFLNNVSDSQAMDVKIKETNSMETINSVVECEYDMGIIRYPIAYESFFLPLLEEKNLTVHSSWEYDYVLIMSEDSPLALEDDITEDVLEKYIEILHGDNTVPNIASVYQKKNSDLNPHRRHIYVYERGSQFDILSSCPESYMWVSPMPQEILDRCRLVQRSTPNIRKTNKDVLIYQSSYRLSATDNIFLEELEKVRKEISIL, encoded by the coding sequence ATGAATCTTACGCATTTGAGATATGTTGTGGAAGTCGAGCGCCTTGGTTCTATAACCAAAGCTGCAGCTGCACTTTATATGGGTCAGCCGAATCTTTCCAAAGCTATAAAAGAAATGGAACATGAAGTTGGTATACCGATATTCAAGCGTTCTGCAAAGGGCGTAGTACCTACCGATAAAGGCAAGGCTTTCCTGCAGTATGCCAAGGCGATACTCGTCCAGCTGGATAAGATGGAAAATCTCTACAAGGACAACGTCAATAACAGAGTCAGCTTTTCACTCCTTCTGCCACGTGCAAGCTATATCACCCATGCATTTACCTGCTTTTTAAACAACGTATCAGACAGTCAGGCTATGGATGTCAAGATCAAAGAAACCAACTCCATGGAAACTATAAACTCTGTAGTCGAATGCGAATATGATATGGGCATAATACGCTATCCCATCGCATACGAAAGCTTTTTTCTTCCGCTGCTGGAGGAAAAGAACCTCACCGTACACAGCAGCTGGGAGTATGACTATGTGCTTATAATGAGCGAGGACAGCCCCCTTGCCCTTGAAGATGATATCACCGAGGATGTGCTTGAAAAGTATATCGAGATACTCCACGGCGATAACACCGTCCCAAATATCGCATCGGTATATCAAAAAAAGAATTCCGATCTCAACCCTCACAGACGGCATATATATGTATACGAAAGAGGAAGTCAGTTCGATATACTGTCGTCGTGTCCCGAATCATATATGTGGGTATCGCCCATGCCGCAGGAGATACTTGACCGCTGCAGACTTGTACAGCGCAGTACCCCGAATATCCGCAAGACCAATAAGGACGTTCTGATATACCAATCCAGCTACCGGCTCAGCGCTACAGATAATATATTCCTGGAGGAACTTGAAAAGGTACGCAAAGAGATCAGTATATTATAA